In a single window of the Candidatus Melainabacteria bacterium genome:
- a CDS encoding DUF4034 domain-containing protein, with translation MDKEKLESELRQKLVVDEQIGSDSDDITDGTVGSGKGPLVEPQIDRNTIPESPPRQTGIFGNKREPALIKVKNLKSRKPNKDANLTPQARMTRKAYRWLALLTACIAIIIVPIAYAAFSVLSQLNPNSLGVQFFKEDWPTEKTKMRHEISGTTDLSRNLPTLLSNFGEALILHKEYEEALAVFKHCQRVTAGKSNWFVYTQLQIATCEHFLHQKDSSVKLDFNKTIEAMKMGKTMKSEQWRTAALAAILGNMYADIKDYTTAESYFNEADDLFGQQSAFYWQNEVRQDAWKTWMTNMSTRVSRIKTVPGSTLTISKGETKNIGQQATALLNAQKYQELEDLIEKYSKTRVQKRSGHEAIDSIFEALSNPSDQQQFSWNERLRQLELWVTQKPKSATPHVVLANFYIKYAWNARGTGWANSVSDSQWNMYRERLYKSTRQLQMALALGPPSPSWFSVAQVNILGAGDDEDKKLYEALSGSGNRLYPDYVPIYLNAVHYLQPRWHGEGQEWVDYANKAADAVGGDEGDKLYARMVANVDKFFTDIYKEAPKLSRKRVERGKKLLDQQFRTDPLGAKNSS, from the coding sequence ATGGACAAAGAAAAATTGGAGTCCGAATTACGGCAGAAGCTAGTCGTAGACGAACAGATAGGCTCCGACTCCGATGATATCACCGACGGCACAGTAGGCTCGGGGAAAGGGCCACTTGTCGAACCCCAGATAGATCGCAACACGATCCCAGAATCTCCACCCAGACAGACAGGGATATTCGGAAATAAGCGAGAACCGGCTCTCATCAAAGTAAAGAACCTGAAGAGCCGCAAACCAAATAAAGACGCTAATCTGACGCCTCAGGCAAGAATGACTCGCAAAGCCTATCGCTGGCTCGCATTGTTAACAGCGTGCATCGCAATCATTATTGTTCCTATCGCCTATGCCGCCTTTTCAGTGCTCTCGCAGCTGAATCCCAACTCGCTCGGCGTCCAATTTTTCAAAGAAGATTGGCCTACAGAGAAAACAAAAATGCGCCATGAAATAAGTGGCACCACAGACCTCAGTAGAAATCTGCCAACACTTCTCTCGAATTTCGGTGAAGCACTGATTCTGCACAAAGAGTATGAAGAAGCACTTGCAGTTTTCAAGCATTGCCAGAGAGTAACAGCGGGGAAATCAAATTGGTTCGTCTATACGCAACTCCAGATTGCCACCTGCGAACACTTTTTGCACCAGAAGGATTCATCCGTCAAGCTTGATTTCAACAAGACCATCGAAGCTATGAAGATGGGCAAAACAATGAAATCTGAGCAGTGGCGCACAGCAGCGCTGGCGGCAATTCTCGGAAACATGTATGCCGACATCAAAGACTACACCACAGCCGAGTCCTACTTTAATGAAGCAGATGACCTTTTCGGTCAGCAGAGCGCATTCTACTGGCAAAATGAGGTTCGACAGGACGCCTGGAAAACCTGGATGACCAATATGTCCACGCGTGTGTCCAGGATAAAAACGGTGCCAGGTTCGACTCTCACTATTTCAAAGGGCGAGACGAAGAATATCGGGCAACAAGCTACCGCACTTTTGAACGCACAGAAGTATCAGGAATTGGAAGATCTTATTGAAAAGTATTCCAAAACCAGAGTGCAAAAGCGTTCCGGTCACGAAGCCATCGACAGCATTTTTGAGGCTCTCTCAAATCCGAGTGACCAGCAGCAATTTAGTTGGAATGAGCGCCTCCGGCAACTGGAACTCTGGGTCACTCAGAAACCAAAATCTGCCACACCGCATGTGGTGCTAGCCAATTTTTACATCAAATATGCCTGGAACGCCAGGGGAACAGGTTGGGCAAACAGTGTTTCCGACAGCCAGTGGAATATGTACAGAGAACGTCTCTACAAATCCACCAGGCAATTGCAAATGGCTCTGGCGCTGGGTCCTCCCAGTCCATCATGGTTTAGCGTGGCGCAGGTAAACATTCTTGGTGCAGGCGACGATGAGGATAAGAAGCTATACGAGGCACTCAGCGGTTCCGGAAATAGGCTCTATCCAGATTATGTTCCGATCTACCTGAATGCAGTTCATTACTTGCAACCTCGCTGGCATGGAGAGGGGCAAGAGTGGGTCGATTATGCTAACAAAGCAGCAGATGCCGTGGGTGGCGATGAAGGCGATAAGCTATATGCACGTATGGTGGCAAATGTAGACAAGTTCTTTACAGACATCTACAAGGAAGCGCCCAAATTGTCCAGGAAACGCGTTGAGCGAGGCAAGAAACTTCTCGATCAGCAGTTTCGAACCGACCCATTAGGCGCCAAAAACTCTAGTTGA